A genomic segment from Pseudomonas sessilinigenes encodes:
- a CDS encoding LysR family transcriptional regulator, with protein sequence MIGFTFRQLEYFVAAAEQGSVSAAARAMHISQPSVSLAIAQLETALGEKLFHRQVSRGLELSPAGRKLLEQAREILARAAIMVGADDCQAQLRGTLSLVCFQDLGPYFAPRLLAGFRQRHPDVSITLFESDLAGVNRRLLEGQAELALTYGMGLSPNIQARVLERLMPYALLPVDHPLAAQEQVSLVDLAAECLILEDIARTREYFLSLFWACDLQPASLQLTQTFEMQRGLVAHGYGVALSCTRPQGDRSYDGQPLACRPLLEAVSPQPVVLAQSSAMRPSPVAQAFLDWATAQFTP encoded by the coding sequence ATGATCGGGTTCACTTTTCGCCAGCTCGAGTACTTTGTCGCTGCCGCAGAGCAGGGCAGCGTCAGCGCCGCTGCCAGGGCCATGCACATCTCCCAGCCCTCGGTGTCCCTGGCGATCGCGCAACTGGAGACGGCACTTGGCGAAAAGCTCTTTCATCGCCAGGTCAGCCGGGGCCTGGAGTTGAGTCCAGCAGGGCGCAAGTTGCTGGAGCAGGCCCGGGAGATTCTCGCCAGGGCCGCCATCATGGTGGGCGCCGATGATTGCCAGGCCCAGTTGCGCGGAACCTTGAGCCTGGTGTGTTTCCAGGACTTGGGGCCGTACTTCGCCCCACGGCTGCTGGCGGGCTTTCGCCAGCGTCACCCTGACGTCTCGATCACCCTGTTCGAGAGCGACCTGGCGGGCGTCAATCGACGCTTGCTGGAAGGGCAGGCAGAGCTGGCCCTGACCTATGGAATGGGCCTGAGCCCGAACATCCAGGCCCGGGTGCTGGAGCGCCTGATGCCCTACGCCCTGTTGCCAGTGGATCACCCCCTGGCCGCCCAGGAGCAGGTGTCGCTGGTGGACCTGGCCGCCGAGTGCCTGATCCTGGAAGACATCGCCAGGACCCGGGAGTACTTCCTGTCGTTGTTCTGGGCCTGCGACCTGCAGCCGGCGTCATTGCAACTGACCCAGACCTTCGAGATGCAGCGCGGCCTGGTGGCCCACGGCTACGGTGTTGCATTGTCCTGTACCCGGCCCCAGGGCGATCGCAGCTATGACGGGCAACCCCTGGCCTGTCGCCCGTTGCTCGAGGCCGTCAGCCCGCAGCCGGTAGTACTGGCCCAATCCAGCGCCATGCGACCTTCGCCAGTGGCCCAGGCGTTCCT